The DNA window AAGTACTCGCCTCGGGCCTCACCATCTCCGAACTTGTCTCGACCGCTTGGGCGTCCGCTTCCACATTCCGGGGGTCCGACAAGCGCGGTGGCGCCAATGGCGCCCGCATTCGTCTCGCGCCACAGAAGGACTGGGAAGTGAACGAGCCGGCACGGCTCGCCCGCGCGTTGTCGGTGCTGGAAGGCATTCGGCTGGCCTTCAACGCTTCGGCACCTCGGCCGATATCGCTGGCCGACCTGATCGTTCTCGCCGGCACCGCGGCCGTGGAGGAAGCGGCGAAGAAAGGCGGCTACACTGTCGACGTACCCTTCTCGCCTGGCCGTACCGACGCGACCCAGGAACAGACGGACGTTCCCTCCTTCGTCGTGATGGAACCGAGCGCCGATGCTTTCCGCAATTATGCCAAGGCCGGACGTCCGGTAGCCATCGAAGAACTGATGGTCGATCGAGCGCAGCTCCTGACCTTGACGGCGCCGGAGATGACCGTCCTGGTCGGCGGCTTGCGCATGCTCGGTACCAACTGGGGCGGGACGCAGCACGGCGTATTCACCGAGCGGCCTGGCGTACTCAGCAACGACTTCTTCATCCATCTCGTGGACATGGGCACCGAATGGCGGCCGGTCTCCGAGGGAGAGGAGACGCTGTTCGAAGGGCGTGATCGGGCGACCGGCGCAACAAAGTGGACCGCGACCCGCGTCGATCTCGTATTCGGTGCCAATTCCCAGCTCAGGGCGCTGGCCGAGACTTACGCCCAGGACGACGCCGGGGAGAAGTTCGCGCGCGATTTCGCCAAGGCCTGGACCAAGGTGATGAACGCCGATCGCTTCGATCTCCGTTAAGGACGAAAGCCGGCCCCGAGGTGAAACGCCCCGGGGTCGGCTGCCATGATTTGCCTTCAGCGGCCCGACTGCGATGACGCGTGCAGGAGCCGTTACCTGGCAACTGGGCGCAGGCGAACGGCAAGAGGCAGTGCGCACGCCTGAACAGGCCCGAGCCATCGCCAGAAGGCAGGCCAGACATCATCTGGCGGGACGATCACTCACCAACGATCGAGGAACCGATCCTCCGCGGATGCGGCCAAAAACTGGCCAGCACCGAAGCTTTGCCGCGCATCAATCACCCTTGGTAAAAATACTTAATCAAAAGGGAGCTGCTGGTTTACACTTTACATCTCAACATCACTTTCGTAAAGTTTCGCCATCACGCACGGTGACGGCGAGCGGGCGAGGTTGCGACAGTATGACTAGCAGAGAGCGCCCTGGCCACCACAAAGATGCTGGAACTCGTGACCATACGGCAGCTGCGGCACATATTCGTATGTTGCTACCTGCGCTATCCCAAGGGGAGCAGAATGTTGCCCTCTGGTTGTTGGAACGCGGAAATTTGACGAATAACCCAAAGATCGGTGAAGTTTCCGCCGCGCTGGGCATTTCGGAAGCCATGGTTGTCAAGGTGTCGCGCCGGCTGGGATACGGCGGCTTCAAGGAGCTGCGCGCCGACCTCATGGCCTATTACGCCAACCTTCGCGTGGAGATCGACGAAGAGCTGTCACGCGAGGATTCGGTCTCTCAGATCGTTCGCAAGGTTTTCGCCGCCGAGCGCTCGGCGCTGGAAGAGGTTGAGAGTATCCTCGATATCGACGCCATTGCGGAGGCAGCGCGCGTCTTCATCAAGGCGCGTCATCGCGATCTCTACGGCGTAGGTGGCTCGGCTACCGTTTGCGCCGATGCCTCCCACAAGTTCCTGAGGATTGGCATACGTTCAAGCGTCTTTTCCGACGCCCATCTGATCGCTATGTCGGCGAGCCTTCTGGAAGAAGGCGACGCGGCGCTGGTGGTGTCGCATTCGGGCGAATCCAAGGATGTGATTCTCGGCGCGGAGGTTGCCCGCGCCGCCGGCGCCAAGGTGATCACCATCACCAACTCGATCGCTTCGACGCTGGCCCGCAACTCGGACGTCGTGCTGTGCGCACCGGCCAAGGAATCTCCCTTGATGGGGCAGAATGCCGCCGCCCGTATCGCCCAGCTCGCCATCCTCGACACGATGTTCATCTGCCTGGCGCGCGAGGACTATGAAACCGCCGAGCGGAACCTGAACAAGGTGCTGACCTCGGTCGCCGTCTATTCGACGAACGACCGCGGCCGGACCGAAAGACGCGGCACGCCCCGCGCAGACAAAAACTCGCCGGACGGCGTCCAGCCGGCGAAGGAAACCGCAAGGAAAAGGGTGGAGTTATGAAAATCAGAGGCTTGCTCATCGCTACCGTCGCCGCCGCCGGCATGCTGGGCTTTTCCGCCAGCGCCATGGCCGCCGACTACGCCGTCGTCCTCAAGACGCTGTCCAACCCATTCTGGGTGCAGATGAAGGATGGCATTGAGGCCAAGGCCAAGGAACTGGGCGTCGAAGTCGACATCGTCGCCTCGCCGTCGGAGGAGGACTTCCAGGCCCAGTTGCAGCTGTTCGAAGACATGCTGAACCGCGACTACAAGGGCTTTGCGTTCGCGCCGCTGTCGCCGGTCAACCTCGTCAACCCGGCCGCCGCCGCCTACAAGAAGGGTAAGCCGATCATCAACATCGACGAGAAGGTCGACATGAAGGCCCTTGAGGCCGCCGGCGCCAACGTCGAAGCCTTCGTCACCACCGACAACGTCAAGGTCGGCGAAAAGGGTGCCAAGTTCATCATCGAGAAGCTCGGCGCCGAGGGCGGTGAAGTCGCCATCGTCGAGGGCAAAGCAGGTAACGCTTCGGGTCTCGCCCGTCATGATGGCGCCAAGGCCGCCTTCGACGCGACCTCGAACGTCAAGCTCGTCGCCAGCCAGCCGGCTGACTGGGATCGCCTGAAGGCGCTCGACGTCGCCACGAATATCCTGCAGTCGTCGCCCGACCTCAAGGCCTTCTACTGCGCCAACGACACCATGGCGCTCGGCGTCATGCAGGCGGTGCAGAATGCCGGCAAGGCCGGCAAGGTGCTGGTGGTCGGCACCGACGGCGCTCCGGAAGCCCGCGAGATGGTGGCCGCCGGCCGCCTGACCGCC is part of the Pleomorphomonas sp. PLEO genome and encodes:
- a CDS encoding SIS domain-containing protein, translating into MTRAGAVTWQLGAGERQEAVRTPEQARAIARRQARHHLAGRSLTNDRGTDPPRMRPKTGQHRSFAAHQSPLVKILNQKGAAGLHFTSQHHFRKVSPSRTVTASGRGCDSMTSRERPGHHKDAGTRDHTAAAAHIRMLLPALSQGEQNVALWLLERGNLTNNPKIGEVSAALGISEAMVVKVSRRLGYGGFKELRADLMAYYANLRVEIDEELSREDSVSQIVRKVFAAERSALEEVESILDIDAIAEAARVFIKARHRDLYGVGGSATVCADASHKFLRIGIRSSVFSDAHLIAMSASLLEEGDAALVVSHSGESKDVILGAEVARAAGAKVITITNSIASTLARNSDVVLCAPAKESPLMGQNAAARIAQLAILDTMFICLAREDYETAERNLNKVLTSVAVYSTNDRGRTERRGTPRADKNSPDGVQPAKETARKRVEL
- the alsB gene encoding D-allose transporter substrate-binding protein gives rise to the protein MKIRGLLIATVAAAGMLGFSASAMAADYAVVLKTLSNPFWVQMKDGIEAKAKELGVEVDIVASPSEEDFQAQLQLFEDMLNRDYKGFAFAPLSPVNLVNPAAAAYKKGKPIINIDEKVDMKALEAAGANVEAFVTTDNVKVGEKGAKFIIEKLGAEGGEVAIVEGKAGNASGLARHDGAKAAFDATSNVKLVASQPADWDRLKALDVATNILQSSPDLKAFYCANDTMALGVMQAVQNAGKAGKVLVVGTDGAPEAREMVAAGRLTATVAQDPAKIGATSLELLVEAVKAGKLTAVGAEPKQIAVDSVLVTK